From Monomorium pharaonis isolate MP-MQ-018 chromosome 9, ASM1337386v2, whole genome shotgun sequence, the proteins below share one genomic window:
- the LOC105835604 gene encoding uncharacterized protein LOC105835604, with protein MNLSVSAPMLCVLLVVLLSEAAYARPADWFLSRPKRLSDQRLAELETLLALQNVKGVVVPVGFGKVNPAIAGRKRRSISDNLRKLQHLLLLIAQESAESTADRSDQIRPLPWKEDPREEHRDYQLI; from the exons ATGAATCTATCGGTCAGCGCGCCGATGCTGTGCGTCCTGCTCGTGGTCCTGTTGTCGGAAGCGGCATACGCCAGGCCGGCCGATTGGTTTCTGAG TCGGCCGAAACGCCTTTCTGATCAAAGACTCGCTGAGCTCGAGACACTTCTGGCGCTACAAAATGTGAAGGGCGTCGTGGTTCCCGTAGGATTCGGAAAAGTAAATCCAGCTATCGC AGGCCGTAAGCGAAGATCCATCTCGGACAATCTTCGAAAATTGCAGCATCTCCTGCTGCTTATTGCTCAAGAATCCGCGGAATCAACTGCGGACCGATCCGATCAGATTCGTCCCTTACCGTGG AAGGAGGATCCGCGGGAGGAGCACAGGGACTATCAGTTGATTTAA
- the LOC105835606 gene encoding uncharacterized protein LOC105835606 yields the protein MGYPWPMATSIILLLVALALPRLICGRPAATDDGGSLLSMLKSHVSKSEDFSDPEVISPLVAQEALSIPAKSRQRRLSDQRRAELETLVTLSKINGKRSLNATRGQLDPVRIGRRKRFTVDQAATELVSIKAKHIGDPAYPLIS from the exons ATGGGATACCCGTGGCCGATGGCGACCAGCATCATTCTCCTCCTCGTGGCACTCGCGCTACCGAGACTCATCTGCGGACGTCCTGCGGCGACCGACGATGGCGG GTCGCTCTTGAGCATGCTGAAGTCACATGTCTCAAAGTCAGAAGATTTCTCAGACCCTGAAGTGATCTCGCCGCTCGTCGCGCAGGAAGCTCTATCGATTCCGGCCAAATC acgacaacgacgactgTCGGATCAGAGGCGAGCCGAGCTGGAGACGCTGGTGACTTTGTCGAAAATCAATGGCAAGCGGTCGCTAAACGCGACGCGAGGACAACTGGATCCAGTGAGAAT TGGCCGACGAAAACGTTTCACGGTGGACCAGGCTGCTACCGAATTGGTATCAATCAAAGCGAAACACATTGGGGATCCTGCGTATCCGCTAATTAG CTGA